In the genome of Metabacillus litoralis, the window CTTATTAAGCACCCAGTATATCGGAAATATTTTCAAGATTACACCTTAGAAGAACAAAAGCAGCTACTGAAGGAAGCGGAGAAATTATTACAAAACGAACTTTTACAACAAGGTGAAATAAAGTGAGGTGAACACTTTGAAAATTGAAGAATTACATATTTATGGTTACGGTAAATTTGAAAATCAGCATTTTTATTTAGGTAAGTCCAACCTATTTGTATTTTATGGGGAAAATGAAGCCGGCAAATCTACAATTATGTCATTTATACATAGCATTTTATTCGGTTTTCCCACTAAACAACAAGCAGAAAATCGTTATGAGCCTAAACGAGCAACAAGCTATGGGGGTTATTTAATTTTAAGAGGTGAAGAGAACAGGCGACTAAAAATAGAAAGAGTACCAGGGAAATTTGGTGGGCAGGTCACAATTGAGATGGAGGATGGAACAACAAGAGATGAAGAATATTTAGGTGAGTTATTATCTGGATTAGATAAAGAAACGTATCGTTCTATCTTCTCGTTTGATGTTCATGGCCTACAGCAAATTCATAAAATGAGCTCAGATCAAGTTGGGAAATTCTTATTTTTATCAAGCATTTATGGTGCTGATGCATTATTTACTATTGAGGATAAATTAACAAAGCAACAGGAACTCATTTATAAGCCGAATGGTAAGAAGCCAACATTAAATGAAGAGCTAGTGGGATTAAAGGATAGCGCTGCTAAGATGTTAGAAGCTAAAAGAAAAAATAGTGACTACGAGCAATTATTAAAAGCAAAAGAATCCCTTAAGGAAAAGTTATCTCAAGTAGTAGTTGCGAAAAAAGAAAACATGTCTTTACAAAGAGAGTTAGAAAGAATAAAATCTGTTATTCCCCTCATTAAGGAAAGAAACTGGTGTTTAGAACAATTAAAGTCCTTGCCTGACACAGAGCTTTTTCCGGAGGATGCCATTCAGCAGCTAGATCACTTTAATATGTCTCTTCAGCCACTTGAGGTCAAATTACATTCTTCAAAAAGTAACTATGAGCAAGTGAACAAAGAGCTAGAAGATTTACTAATAAATGAAGCATATATTCAAAATAAAAAAGCTATTCAAGAAGCACGTGAACAATTTGCTCTTTTTGATGAAAAGCAAAAGAAACAATCTCATTTAATAAAGAGAATTGAACAACTACAGTATGAAGTTGAACTTCTTAAACAAAGACTCTATCCTCATTTTAGTGATGAAGAAATATTTGAAATAAATGCAACCATTCCAATGAAGGAAGCAATAAAGAAGATCATACTTGAGGATCAGCAGGTCAAGCAACGAAAGCAAATGTTGGATGAGCAGTTTGAACAATCAAGAAATTCAATTGAAGAAACTGAATGGAAAATAAATGAACTGCGTAAAGAAGAGCTACCTGATGATGAAAGAAAGAACATGGAACAGAAGGTCGAAGAATCAAAGAATGTTAACACGAAGCATCTTCAACAAGAACGAGAGAGACTTTTAAATGAATTAACAAGGCGTAGGAAGGAGCATAAACAGGAGAAAAAGGTAGGAACGATGTTAATTTTTTTCTTAGTGATGCTCTCCCTAATTGGTATGGTATGGTCCTTCATCCAGCAGCATTGGATAATTCTAATTGTTTGTATAGCAATAGGTGTTAGTTTCATTCTTCAAGTAAAAAATAAAAAAACGAAAAAAGATCCACTTCTTCTACATTTAACAATGGAGCTTGAGAAAATTGAAGAGGATTTAAAAAAGGGAATGGCATATGAGTCATCCTCTTCTCAATCATTACCAGAATTAATCCACCTTCTTGATTATGATCAAAAGATAAAACAAACGCTCCACCATGAGCAACTACTTTTTCAACAACAAGAGAGAAACTACGAAAGAATTGTAAAGCAATATGAGGAGTGGGAAAAAACTCAGTTTCAATTAAAACAAAAGCAAGCTCATTTAGCTAAGTTGTTGAAGATTGATGAGCATGCATCATCAGAAGCACTTTTAGAAGCGTTTGAGTTGTTGCAACAACTTCAGCATATTATCCTTGAAAAGAACAAACTTATCGCTGAAGAAAATTTAATAAAACAGGAATTGTTAAAGTATGAACAAATGGTTGACGAGATCATAAAGGCTTGTGATATTGATGGAAACTCCATTGAACAAGCAGTTTATGAGTTGT includes:
- a CDS encoding ATP-binding protein — protein: MKIEELHIYGYGKFENQHFYLGKSNLFVFYGENEAGKSTIMSFIHSILFGFPTKQQAENRYEPKRATSYGGYLILRGEENRRLKIERVPGKFGGQVTIEMEDGTTRDEEYLGELLSGLDKETYRSIFSFDVHGLQQIHKMSSDQVGKFLFLSSIYGADALFTIEDKLTKQQELIYKPNGKKPTLNEELVGLKDSAAKMLEAKRKNSDYEQLLKAKESLKEKLSQVVVAKKENMSLQRELERIKSVIPLIKERNWCLEQLKSLPDTELFPEDAIQQLDHFNMSLQPLEVKLHSSKSNYEQVNKELEDLLINEAYIQNKKAIQEAREQFALFDEKQKKQSHLIKRIEQLQYEVELLKQRLYPHFSDEEIFEINATIPMKEAIKKIILEDQQVKQRKQMLDEQFEQSRNSIEETEWKINELRKEELPDDERKNMEQKVEESKNVNTKHLQQERERLLNELTRRRKEHKQEKKVGTMLIFFLVMLSLIGMVWSFIQQHWIILIVCIAIGVSFILQVKNKKTKKDPLLLHLTMELEKIEEDLKKGMAYESSSSQSLPELIHLLDYDQKIKQTLHHEQLLFQQQERNYERIVKQYEEWEKTQFQLKQKQAHLAKLLKIDEHASSEALLEAFELLQQLQHIILEKNKLIAEENLIKQELLKYEQMVDEIIKACDIDGNSIEQAVYELSKQLSIEGTKKEKQKQLLEKRRELDEELREYVQSTTFLKQQKEDFIERSGCETEDEFRKQAKLHEQREAVRKQKQWIDKQLATEKDIDIDTLSNTKIDDIEVRLQEVEEEINVLEASERKLQQEQSSTLIKLEEMEQSGTYSKLRHSFENKKAIVKEEAEKWIVRALAKDLLHKTVQRHREEKLPELMTSIAYFFTRLTSSMYHNVYLPNDKQSFIVERHDGTKFFAEELSQATSEQLYLSIRLAIIKNINKQVNLPIIMDDSFVHFDHRRTSNTISLLNELKEENQVIYFTCHEHMANSYQSQNMVNLSQINVS